In Streptomyces sp. NBC_00433, a single genomic region encodes these proteins:
- the leuS gene encoding leucine--tRNA ligase produces MSDTTPAAETAAPHRYTAELAAGIEQRWQDRWEADGTFAAANPSGDLDSDPELAARPKKFIMDMFPYPSGAGLHVGHPLGYIATDVYARFQRMTGHNVLHTLGFDAFGLPAEQYAVQTGTHPRVSTEANMVTMQAQLRRLGLGHDRRRSFATIDPDYYRWTQWIFLQIYNSWYDEAADRARPVADLVAQYADGTRATPSGRPWAELTAAEQSEVLDGHRLAYAAQSPVNWCPGLGTVLANEEVTADGRSERGNFPVFKANLRQWKMRITAYADRLLKDLDALDWPEAIKLQQRNWIGRSEGARVDFPVHGSDASAVGDAAITVFTTRQDTLFGATYMVLAPEHELVEAIVPAAWPEGTHEVWTGGHATPADAVAAYRKQAASKSDVERQAEAKDKTGVFTGAFAVNPVSGDPVPVFIADYVLMGYGTGAIMAVPAHDTRDFAFARAFELPMRCVVEPTDGRGTDPATWDDAFASYDATIVNSAGSGISLDGLGVVEAKAAITAWLVERGIGEGTVNYRLRDWLFSRQRYWGEPFPIVYDEDGVPHALPDSMLPVELPEVDDYSPRTFDPDDADTSPETPLSRNADWVTVELDLGDGPRTYRRETNTMPNWAGSCWYELRYLDPHNSERLVDPAIESYWMGPREGRPAGGVDLYVGGAEHAVLHLLYARFWHKVLYDLGHISSFEPFHKLYNQGMIQAYVYRDPRRIAVPAVEVEERDGAYYYQDEQVSRLLGKMGKSLKNAVTPDEICAEFGADTLRLYEMAMGPLDVSRPWDPRAVVGQYRLLQRLWRNVVDEATGEVTVSDAEPDEATLRALHKAIDGVSGDMAELRFNTAIAKITELNNHLTKAAGPVPRTVAEQLVLLIAPLAPHIAEELWSKLGHGSSLTHADFPVADPALAQDPAVTCVIQIRGKVKARLEVSPAIPEAELEALALAEPTIAAALAGETVRKVIVRAPKLVNIVI; encoded by the coding sequence ATGAGCGACACCACCCCGGCCGCCGAGACGGCTGCGCCGCACCGCTACACCGCAGAGCTGGCCGCCGGCATCGAGCAGCGCTGGCAGGACCGCTGGGAGGCCGACGGCACCTTCGCCGCCGCCAATCCCAGCGGCGACCTGGACTCCGACCCCGAGCTGGCGGCACGGCCCAAGAAATTCATCATGGACATGTTCCCGTACCCCTCGGGTGCGGGACTGCACGTGGGCCACCCGCTGGGCTACATCGCCACCGACGTCTACGCCCGCTTCCAGCGCATGACCGGGCACAATGTGCTGCACACCCTGGGCTTCGACGCCTTCGGCCTGCCCGCGGAGCAGTACGCCGTGCAGACCGGCACCCACCCGCGGGTCTCCACCGAGGCCAACATGGTCACCATGCAGGCGCAGCTGCGCAGGCTGGGCCTGGGCCACGACCGCCGCCGCTCCTTCGCCACCATCGACCCCGACTACTACCGCTGGACGCAGTGGATCTTCCTGCAGATCTACAACTCCTGGTACGACGAGGCCGCCGACCGCGCCCGCCCCGTCGCCGACCTGGTCGCGCAGTACGCCGACGGCACCCGCGCCACCCCGTCGGGCCGCCCCTGGGCCGAGCTGACCGCCGCCGAGCAGTCCGAGGTGCTGGACGGCCACCGGCTGGCCTACGCGGCCCAGTCGCCGGTCAACTGGTGCCCCGGCCTGGGCACCGTGCTGGCCAACGAGGAGGTCACCGCGGACGGCCGCTCCGAGCGCGGCAACTTCCCGGTCTTCAAGGCCAACCTGCGGCAGTGGAAGATGCGCATCACCGCCTACGCCGACCGGCTGCTGAAGGACCTGGACGCGCTGGACTGGCCCGAGGCGATCAAGCTGCAGCAGCGCAACTGGATCGGCCGCAGCGAGGGCGCCCGGGTCGACTTCCCCGTGCACGGCTCCGACGCCTCCGCCGTCGGCGACGCCGCCATCACCGTCTTCACCACCCGCCAGGACACGCTGTTCGGGGCGACGTACATGGTGCTGGCGCCCGAGCACGAACTGGTCGAGGCCATCGTCCCCGCCGCCTGGCCCGAGGGCACCCACGAGGTGTGGACCGGCGGCCACGCCACGCCCGCCGACGCGGTCGCCGCCTACCGCAAGCAGGCCGCGTCGAAGTCCGACGTCGAGCGGCAGGCCGAGGCCAAGGACAAGACCGGCGTCTTCACCGGCGCCTTCGCCGTGAACCCGGTCAGCGGCGACCCCGTCCCGGTCTTCATCGCCGACTACGTCCTGATGGGCTACGGCACCGGCGCGATCATGGCCGTCCCCGCCCACGACACCCGCGACTTCGCCTTCGCCCGCGCCTTCGAACTGCCCATGCGCTGCGTGGTCGAGCCCACCGACGGCCGCGGCACCGACCCCGCCACCTGGGACGACGCCTTCGCCTCGTACGACGCGACGATCGTCAACTCCGCCGGGTCCGGCATCTCGCTGGACGGCCTGGGCGTGGTCGAGGCCAAGGCCGCGATCACCGCGTGGCTGGTCGAGCGCGGCATCGGCGAGGGCACCGTCAACTACCGGCTGCGCGACTGGCTGTTCAGCCGCCAGCGCTACTGGGGCGAGCCCTTCCCGATCGTCTACGACGAGGACGGCGTCCCGCACGCCCTGCCCGACTCGATGCTGCCCGTCGAGCTGCCCGAGGTCGACGACTACAGCCCGCGCACCTTCGACCCGGACGACGCCGACACCTCGCCCGAGACCCCGCTGTCCCGCAACGCCGACTGGGTCACCGTCGAGCTGGACCTGGGCGACGGCCCGCGCACGTACCGCCGCGAGACCAACACCATGCCCAACTGGGCGGGCTCGTGCTGGTACGAACTGCGCTACCTGGACCCGCACAACAGTGAGCGGCTGGTCGACCCGGCCATCGAGTCGTACTGGATGGGCCCGCGCGAGGGCCGGCCGGCCGGCGGCGTCGACCTGTACGTCGGCGGCGCCGAGCACGCCGTGCTGCACCTGCTGTACGCCCGCTTCTGGCACAAGGTGCTGTACGACCTGGGCCACATCTCGTCCTTCGAGCCGTTCCACAAGCTGTACAACCAGGGCATGATCCAGGCGTACGTCTACCGCGACCCGCGGCGTATCGCCGTCCCGGCCGTCGAGGTCGAGGAGCGCGACGGGGCGTACTACTACCAGGACGAGCAGGTCAGCCGGCTGCTGGGCAAGATGGGCAAGTCGCTGAAGAACGCGGTGACGCCCGACGAGATCTGCGCCGAATTCGGCGCAGACACCCTGCGGCTGTACGAGATGGCCATGGGCCCGCTGGACGTCTCCCGGCCCTGGGACCCGCGGGCCGTCGTCGGCCAGTACCGCCTGCTGCAGCGGCTGTGGCGCAATGTGGTGGACGAGGCGACCGGCGAGGTCACCGTCTCCGACGCCGAGCCCGACGAGGCGACGCTGCGCGCCCTGCACAAGGCCATCGACGGCGTCAGCGGCGACATGGCGGAGCTGCGCTTCAACACCGCCATCGCCAAGATCACCGAGCTGAACAACCACCTGACCAAGGCTGCCGGCCCCGTGCCGCGCACGGTGGCGGAACAGCTGGTGCTGCTGATCGCCCCGCTGGCCCCGCACATCGCCGAGGAACTGTGGTCCAAACTGGGCCACGGCAGCTCGCTGACCCACGCGGACTTCCCGGTCGCCGACCCCGCCCTGGCCCAGGACCCCGCCGTGACCTGCGTCATCCAGATCAGGGGCAAGGTCAAGGCCCGCCTGGAGGTCTCCCCGGCCATCCCCGAGGCCGAGCTGGAGGCCCTGGCACTGGCAGAGCCGACGATCGCCGCGGCACTGGCCGGCGAGACGGTGCGCAAGGTGATCGTGCGGGCGCCGAAGCTGGTCAACATCGTCATCTGA
- a CDS encoding DegV family protein, giving the protein MPPHVAIVTDSTAYLGRDALIRHHITIVPLTVVIGDEALEEGTEISAPAVARALQRRHPVTTSRPAPLEFTAAYEAAAASGAAAIVSLHLSADFSGTYDAALVAAKDSPVPVRVVDTGMVAMALGFTVLAAAETAEAGGTADEVVAAAEKRAADTSAYFYVDTLDYLRRGGRIGAAQALFGSALAVKPLLRLADGRIELLEKVRTASRAITRLEEIVVERAGTRRVALAVHHLAAADRAATLADRLRERVPGLDDLVVSEVGAVIGAHAGPGLLGVVISPH; this is encoded by the coding sequence ATGCCCCCGCACGTCGCCATCGTCACGGATTCCACGGCCTACCTAGGCCGAGACGCCCTGATCCGCCACCACATCACCATCGTGCCCCTCACCGTGGTGATCGGCGACGAGGCCCTGGAAGAGGGCACCGAAATCTCCGCCCCCGCCGTCGCCCGCGCACTCCAGCGCCGCCACCCGGTCACCACCTCCCGCCCCGCCCCCCTCGAATTCACCGCCGCCTACGAGGCCGCCGCCGCGTCCGGCGCGGCGGCGATCGTCTCGCTCCACCTGTCCGCCGACTTCTCCGGCACCTACGACGCCGCGCTGGTCGCGGCGAAGGACTCCCCGGTCCCGGTGCGGGTCGTGGACACCGGCATGGTCGCCATGGCCCTGGGCTTCACCGTCCTGGCGGCCGCGGAGACCGCCGAAGCGGGCGGCACCGCCGACGAGGTGGTCGCCGCCGCGGAGAAGCGCGCCGCGGACACCTCCGCGTACTTCTACGTCGACACGCTCGACTACCTCCGCAGGGGCGGGCGGATCGGCGCGGCCCAGGCACTGTTCGGTTCCGCCCTCGCGGTGAAACCGCTGCTGCGGCTCGCCGACGGGCGGATCGAACTGCTGGAGAAGGTCCGCACCGCGTCGCGGGCGATCACCCGGCTTGAGGAGATCGTGGTCGAGCGCGCGGGCACCCGCAGAGTGGCTCTCGCGGTCCACCACCTCGCCGCGGCGGACCGCGCCGCGACTCTCGCGGACCGGCTGCGCGAGCGCGTGCCCGGCCTCGACGACCTGGTGGTCAGCGAGGTGGGCGCGGTGATCGGCGCGCACGCCGGGCCGGGGCTGCTGGGAGTGGTGATCTCCCCGCACTGA
- a CDS encoding ComEA family DNA-binding protein: MNATKPLGPAGPITVIRPRRKAAAEQARSALTRERASAIFGAPLPEPLPPPPPEPPGGRLDTVRTWFLLRCGLEFRTVLALAVVLLVGLGLAVQHYVSGRPRAVRVPPPVPAAAATPPASTSPRPALTIDIAGKVPHPGLRRLPAGSRVADALTAAGGPLPGTDTTSLNLARPLTDGEQLLVGLSPPPDTTASTSTGAQPPTAPLSLNSATAPQLDALPGVGPVLAQHILDFRTQHGGFTTLQQLRQVPGIGDHKFTTLKPLVHP, from the coding sequence ATGAACGCGACGAAGCCGCTGGGCCCGGCCGGCCCGATCACCGTCATCCGCCCGCGCCGCAAGGCCGCAGCCGAGCAGGCCAGGTCCGCCCTCACCCGCGAGCGCGCCTCCGCGATCTTCGGCGCACCCCTGCCCGAGCCCCTGCCCCCACCCCCGCCCGAGCCGCCCGGCGGGCGGCTCGACACCGTGCGCACCTGGTTCCTGCTGCGGTGCGGCCTGGAATTCCGCACGGTGCTGGCGCTCGCGGTCGTGCTGCTGGTCGGCCTGGGCCTCGCGGTGCAGCACTACGTGTCGGGCCGCCCACGCGCGGTCCGGGTCCCCCCTCCGGTGCCGGCGGCCGCGGCCACCCCGCCCGCGTCCACTTCCCCCCGCCCCGCCCTGACGATCGACATCGCGGGCAAGGTCCCGCACCCGGGCCTGCGCCGGCTCCCCGCCGGCTCCCGCGTCGCCGACGCCCTGACCGCGGCCGGCGGCCCCCTGCCGGGCACGGACACCACGTCCCTCAACCTCGCCCGCCCCCTGACCGACGGCGAACAGCTCCTGGTCGGCCTCTCCCCACCCCCGGACACCACCGCTTCCACGTCCACGGGCGCCCAGCCCCCGACCGCTCCCCTCAGCCTCAACTCGGCGACGGCCCCCCAGCTCGACGCCCTTCCGGGCGTGGGCCCCGTCCTGGCCCAGCACATCCTCGACTTCCGCACCCAGCACGGCGGCTTCACGACCCTCCAGCAACTCCGCCAAGTCCCCGGCATCGGCGACCACAAATTCACCACCCTCAAGCCCCTGGTCCACCCATGA
- a CDS encoding ComEC/Rec2 family competence protein: MHATAASPLGASDPHQEGPPDLRLVPPALAAWAAAALTPTVGATPMLTAVAAAAAILAAATIATAAAARRPSLATPGHPRAPRGKQPKGGQGVQGARRPKGTQGAEPPTPPARRGHGTPKLATTAVATLLTVATATAIATMADADRHRGPIPRLAARKASVAVELRVTADPFLARPPTPGLPGTAVVAAEVVRVGGTRVGGTRGAKTRAAGPKAAGTTVGGTRTRTPVIVMATRNQAQWLRLLPSTEVTVRARLAPPTRGAGDPTAAVVRVTGPPTLTSPPSRPQRVAARLRAGLRTASAGLPADARALLPGLVIGDTSGLPPDLKDAFRATDLAHLTAVSGANLTIVLLLLVGPPARAIRAERRGLAAALGIPLRLTAVLGVGLTAAFVLVSRPSPSVVRAAACGLITLLAIGTGRRRSLLPALCGAVLLLVLYDPTVARSYGFALSVLATGSLLTLAPRWSAALRRRGVPPRPAEALAAAGAAQAACGPLIVVLSARLSLVAVPCNLLAEPVVAPATVLGFCALAAAPFAPPAAAALAWLAGWPTRWIVTVARHGAALPGAEIGWPGGWPGAALLAAMTAGLAVGGRALVGRPWPAAAGALLLLLALVRPAPLPGLRTAWPPGDWRFAMCDVGQGDALALAAGPGSAVVVDTGPDPALADRCLRDLRVTTIPLLILTHFHADHADGLPGVLRGRSVGAIETTVLDEPAGEAARVRRQAAAAKVPMVRAAAGERRAVGALSWRVLWPPPTADALPDDDPNDASVALLVRTGGLTLLLAGDLGPVAQQEVLDAVPDLPRVDVLKVAHHGSGYQDPALLARTRPRLALISVGAHNRYGHPAARTVAMLRALGATVLRTDTDGPIAVAGDGPAGLRTVLAGSP, from the coding sequence GTGCACGCAACAGCGGCGTCACCGCTGGGCGCGTCGGACCCCCACCAGGAAGGCCCGCCGGACCTCCGGCTCGTACCGCCCGCCCTGGCGGCCTGGGCAGCGGCGGCCCTGACGCCGACAGTCGGCGCGACGCCCATGCTCACGGCAGTGGCAGCGGCCGCCGCAATCCTGGCAGCCGCCACGATCGCAACGGCAGCGGCAGCCCGCAGGCCAAGCCTGGCCACCCCAGGCCACCCCCGCGCCCCGCGGGGCAAGCAGCCCAAGGGGGGCCAGGGGGTCCAGGGGGCCAGACGGCCCAAGGGAACGCAGGGGGCCGAGCCCCCTACTCCGCCCGCCCGGCGAGGGCATGGCACGCCCAAGCTCGCGACCACAGCAGTGGCGACCCTGCTGACCGTCGCGACGGCAACCGCCATCGCGACAATGGCGGACGCCGACCGCCACCGCGGCCCGATCCCGCGCCTGGCAGCCCGAAAAGCATCGGTGGCGGTCGAGCTACGGGTCACCGCCGACCCGTTCCTGGCCCGCCCCCCGACTCCGGGCCTGCCCGGCACCGCCGTGGTGGCCGCGGAGGTCGTCCGGGTCGGCGGGACACGGGTCGGCGGGACACGCGGCGCGAAAACACGGGCGGCCGGGCCAAAGGCAGCCGGCACCACGGTGGGCGGGACAAGAACCCGCACCCCCGTCATCGTGATGGCGACCCGCAACCAGGCGCAGTGGCTCCGGCTGCTGCCGTCGACCGAAGTGACGGTGCGGGCCCGTCTGGCCCCGCCGACCCGAGGCGCGGGCGACCCCACCGCGGCTGTGGTGAGGGTGACGGGGCCGCCCACGCTCACCAGCCCGCCCAGCAGACCGCAACGCGTCGCGGCCCGGCTCCGAGCGGGCCTGCGCACGGCGAGCGCGGGACTGCCGGCCGACGCCCGCGCGCTGCTGCCGGGACTGGTGATCGGCGACACCAGCGGCCTGCCGCCGGATCTGAAGGACGCCTTCCGGGCGACGGACCTGGCGCATCTGACCGCGGTGTCGGGGGCGAACCTGACGATCGTCCTGCTCCTGCTGGTCGGGCCGCCGGCCCGCGCGATCCGGGCGGAGCGCCGCGGCCTGGCGGCCGCGCTGGGCATCCCGTTGCGCCTGACGGCCGTGCTCGGCGTGGGCTTGACCGCCGCGTTCGTGCTGGTGAGCCGGCCGAGTCCGAGCGTGGTGCGGGCGGCGGCATGCGGGTTGATCACGTTGCTGGCGATCGGCACGGGCCGCCGCCGTTCGCTGCTGCCCGCCCTGTGCGGCGCGGTCCTGCTGCTGGTGCTGTACGACCCGACCGTGGCGCGGTCGTACGGTTTCGCGCTGTCCGTGCTGGCCACCGGCTCGCTGCTGACGCTGGCCCCGCGCTGGAGCGCGGCCCTGCGTCGCCGGGGCGTGCCGCCCAGACCGGCCGAGGCGCTGGCCGCGGCGGGCGCGGCGCAGGCGGCCTGCGGGCCGCTGATCGTGGTGCTGTCGGCGCGGCTCAGCCTGGTCGCGGTGCCGTGCAATCTGCTGGCGGAGCCCGTGGTGGCACCGGCGACGGTGCTGGGCTTCTGCGCGCTGGCGGCAGCGCCGTTCGCCCCGCCCGCCGCGGCGGCGCTGGCATGGCTCGCGGGGTGGCCGACCCGGTGGATCGTGACGGTCGCGCGGCATGGCGCGGCGCTGCCGGGGGCGGAGATCGGTTGGCCGGGCGGTTGGCCGGGTGCGGCGCTGCTGGCCGCCATGACAGCCGGGCTGGCGGTCGGTGGCAGGGCGCTGGTCGGCAGGCCGTGGCCCGCCGCCGCGGGAGCATTGCTGCTGCTCCTGGCGCTGGTCCGCCCGGCGCCGCTGCCGGGGCTGAGGACGGCGTGGCCGCCGGGCGACTGGCGGTTCGCGATGTGCGACGTGGGGCAGGGCGACGCGCTGGCCCTCGCGGCGGGGCCTGGCAGCGCCGTCGTGGTCGACACCGGGCCCGACCCGGCCCTGGCCGACCGCTGCCTGCGCGATCTGCGGGTCACCACGATTCCGCTGCTGATCCTGACGCATTTCCACGCCGACCACGCGGACGGCCTCCCGGGTGTGCTGCGCGGCCGCAGCGTGGGCGCGATCGAGACGACGGTGCTGGACGAGCCGGCGGGGGAGGCGGCCAGGGTGCGCCGGCAGGCGGCGGCCGCGAAGGTGCCGATGGTGCGGGCGGCGGCGGGGGAGCGGCGCGCTGTCGGAGCGCTGAGCTGGCGCGTCCTGTGGCCGCCGCCGACCGCGGACGCGCTCCCGGACGACGACCCGAACGACGCGAGCGTGGCGCTGCTGGTCCGGACCGGCGGTCTGACGTTGCTGCTCGCGGGGGATCTGGGTCCGGTGGCGCAGCAGGAAGTGCTGGACGCGGTGCCGGACCTGCCGCGGGTCGACGTCCTCAAGGTCGCCCACCACGGCAGCGGATACCAGGACCCGGCGCTGCTCGCCCGTACGAGACCGCGCCTGGCGCTGATCTCGGTGGGCGCGCACAACCGCTACGGCCATCCGGCCGCCCGGACGGTCGCCATGCTGCGAGCGCTGGGCGCGACGGTGCTGCGGACCGACACGGACGGGCCGATCGCGGTGGCCGGCGACGGGCCGGCGGGCCTGCGGACGGTGCTGGCGGGATCGCCGTGA
- a CDS encoding helix-turn-helix domain-containing protein translates to MTEKPWEQQVSLTDPRALRAYAHPTRMTLVGLLRMEGPFTATRAAELTGESVASCSYHLRILAKYGLVEEADPGGPGREKPWRATAAYTDWPNYSPDPAVASAAEALNAAVAENHFHRMMRALETRHSLPEKWQRAERHTDVMLYLTPEELTALGERFDAMVEEYADRAYDPELRPEGARRVSYLQVAYVAPDRAADTDRPGEEP, encoded by the coding sequence ATGACGGAGAAGCCATGGGAACAGCAGGTAAGCCTCACCGACCCGCGCGCCCTGCGCGCCTACGCCCATCCCACCCGGATGACCCTGGTCGGCCTGCTCCGCATGGAAGGGCCCTTCACCGCGACCCGGGCCGCGGAACTGACTGGCGAGTCCGTCGCGAGCTGCTCGTACCACCTGCGGATACTGGCCAAGTACGGCCTGGTCGAGGAGGCGGACCCGGGCGGTCCGGGCCGGGAGAAGCCGTGGCGGGCCACCGCCGCGTACACGGACTGGCCGAACTACTCGCCGGACCCCGCCGTCGCCTCCGCGGCCGAGGCGCTGAACGCGGCGGTCGCCGAGAACCATTTCCACCGCATGATGCGGGCCCTGGAGACCCGGCACAGCCTGCCCGAGAAGTGGCAGCGCGCCGAGCGCCACACCGACGTGATGCTCTACCTCACGCCGGAGGAACTGACCGCGCTGGGCGAGCGGTTCGACGCGATGGTCGAGGAGTACGCAGACCGGGCCTACGACCCGGAGCTGCGGCCGGAGGGCGCCCGCCGGGTCTCCTATCTCCAGGTGGCCTATGTCGCCCCGGACCGGGCCGCGGACACGGACCGCCCGGGGGAGGAGCCGTGA
- a CDS encoding MFS transporter — protein MSTATAVRGLAAHTPELLRERQFRRYWTGQTVSLFGDEVSYLAVPLAAVFVLHVGPTGMGWLRFAGLLPALLFSLPAGAWADRRGRRRQTMIAADLARAALTASLPLGYAFGVLTFAQLCVVVFAVGTLAVVFDVCNATLFVSLVPPEQYVAGNSLTSGSRAFSFVAGPSAGGLLVQVLAAPLALLADAGSYLASAWQLARIAPVEPPAAERGKGQLTAGLRFLLHAPLLRPMLACVATINFFTFAFNTLLVLYSVDGLGLSAGTLGVVIGAGAFGSLLGAVVSGRIVRAMGVGPAITLGAFAFPAPLVLVPLAGGPTPLVLTAFFCAEFASGLGVMLLDIAAGSLQAAVIPNALRARVSGAFRTVNYGVRPLGALAGGFLGSTIGLRPALWTVTLAATLGVLWLLPSPIPHTRDLPTPP, from the coding sequence GTGAGCACGGCCACCGCGGTGCGCGGGCTCGCCGCCCACACCCCCGAGCTGCTGCGCGAACGGCAGTTCCGCCGCTACTGGACCGGGCAGACGGTCTCGCTCTTCGGCGACGAGGTCAGCTACCTCGCGGTCCCGCTGGCAGCCGTCTTCGTGCTGCACGTCGGCCCCACGGGGATGGGCTGGCTGCGCTTCGCCGGGCTGCTGCCCGCGCTCCTGTTCTCGCTTCCCGCCGGGGCGTGGGCGGACCGGCGCGGGCGCCGCAGGCAGACGATGATCGCCGCGGACCTGGCCCGCGCCGCGCTGACGGCCTCGCTGCCGCTCGGCTACGCCTTCGGGGTGCTCACCTTCGCCCAGCTCTGCGTCGTCGTCTTCGCGGTCGGCACCCTCGCGGTCGTCTTCGACGTGTGCAATGCCACGCTGTTCGTGTCGCTGGTCCCCCCTGAGCAGTACGTGGCGGGCAATTCGCTGACCAGCGGCAGCCGCGCCTTCTCCTTCGTGGCCGGGCCCAGCGCCGGCGGCCTGCTCGTCCAGGTGCTCGCCGCGCCCCTCGCGCTGCTCGCCGACGCCGGGTCCTACCTGGCCTCGGCCTGGCAGCTGGCCCGGATAGCCCCGGTCGAACCACCCGCCGCCGAGCGCGGCAAGGGGCAGCTGACGGCGGGTCTGCGCTTCCTGCTGCACGCCCCGTTGCTGCGGCCGATGCTCGCCTGCGTCGCGACCATCAACTTCTTCACCTTCGCCTTCAACACCCTGCTGGTCCTCTACTCGGTCGACGGACTCGGCCTCAGCGCGGGGACGCTGGGCGTGGTCATCGGCGCGGGCGCCTTCGGCAGCCTGCTGGGCGCCGTGGTCAGCGGCCGGATAGTCCGCGCGATGGGCGTCGGCCCCGCGATCACGCTCGGCGCCTTCGCCTTCCCGGCCCCCCTCGTCCTCGTCCCGCTGGCCGGCGGCCCGACCCCGCTGGTCCTGACCGCCTTCTTCTGCGCGGAATTCGCCTCAGGCCTGGGCGTGATGCTGCTCGACATAGCCGCCGGCTCCCTCCAGGCAGCCGTCATCCCCAACGCCCTGCGCGCCCGTGTCTCCGGCGCCTTCCGCACCGTCAACTACGGCGTCCGCCCTCTCGGCGCCCTCGCGGGCGGCTTCCTCGGCTCCACGATCGGCCTCCGCCCGGCCCTGTGGACGGTCACCCTCGCCGCCACCCTCGGCGTCCTGTGGCTCCTGCCTTCCCCCATCCCGCACACCCGCGACCTCCCCACACCGCCGTAG
- the holA gene encoding DNA polymerase III subunit delta, which produces MARKTAQDDPLAALTLAVGQEDLLLDRAVREVVVAARAVDADTDVRDLAPEALQPGTLAELTSPSLFAERKVVVVRNAQDLSAETVKDVKAYLAAPAEEITLVLLHAGGAKGKALLDAARKAGAREVACPKMTKPADRLAFVRSEFRTLGRSVTPEAAQALVDAIGSDLRELASACAQLVADTEGTVDVAVVALYYTGRAEATGFEVADLAVTGRTAEALERLRWALSVGQPLPGITFALASGVRAIGKLASAPRGANPGQLARDLGMPPWKIDRVRQQIRGWSAEGVSVALRAVAEADAAVKGGAADPAYALEKAVVTISRASRTRG; this is translated from the coding sequence ATGGCAAGGAAGACCGCTCAAGACGACCCGCTCGCTGCGCTCACGCTGGCCGTGGGGCAGGAGGACCTGCTGCTCGACCGCGCCGTGCGGGAGGTGGTGGTGGCCGCGCGGGCGGTGGACGCGGACACCGATGTGCGGGACCTGGCGCCGGAGGCGCTGCAGCCGGGGACGCTGGCCGAGCTGACCAGCCCGTCGCTCTTCGCCGAGCGCAAGGTCGTCGTCGTGCGCAATGCGCAGGACCTGTCGGCCGAGACGGTCAAGGACGTCAAGGCGTATCTGGCCGCGCCGGCGGAGGAGATCACCTTGGTCCTGCTGCATGCCGGCGGCGCCAAGGGCAAGGCGCTGCTGGACGCGGCACGCAAGGCGGGGGCGCGCGAGGTGGCGTGCCCGAAGATGACCAAGCCCGCCGACCGGCTGGCCTTCGTGCGGAGCGAGTTCCGTACGCTCGGCAGGTCCGTGACACCCGAGGCGGCGCAGGCGCTGGTCGACGCGATCGGCAGCGACCTGAGGGAGCTGGCCAGCGCGTGCGCGCAGCTGGTCGCGGACACCGAGGGCACGGTCGACGTGGCGGTGGTCGCGCTCTACTACACGGGACGTGCCGAGGCGACGGGCTTCGAGGTGGCCGACCTCGCGGTGACCGGGCGGACGGCCGAGGCGCTGGAGCGGCTGCGCTGGGCGCTGTCGGTCGGGCAGCCGCTGCCCGGCATCACCTTCGCGCTGGCCTCGGGCGTCCGCGCGATCGGCAAGCTCGCGTCGGCCCCGCGCGGAGCCAACCCGGGCCAGCTGGCCCGGGATCTCGGCATGCCGCCGTGGAAGATCGACCGGGTGCGGCAGCAGATCCGCGGCTGGAGCGCGGAGGGCGTCTCGGTCGCGCTGCGCGCGGTCGCGGAGGCCGACGCGGCCGTCAAGGGCGGCGCCGCGGACCCGGCCTACGCCCTGGAGAAGGCCGTGGTCACCATCTCCCGCGCGTCCCGCACCCGCGGCTGA
- the rpsT gene encoding 30S ribosomal protein S20, translated as MANIKSQIKRNKTNEKARLRNKAVKSELKTAVRRTREAVVAGDAAKAEAAARAASKKLDKAVSKGVIHKNQAANKKSAIAQSVATLQG; from the coding sequence GTGGCGAACATCAAGTCCCAGATCAAGCGCAACAAGACCAACGAGAAGGCGCGGCTGCGCAACAAGGCGGTCAAGTCCGAGCTCAAGACCGCGGTCCGCCGCACCCGTGAGGCCGTCGTGGCCGGCGACGCCGCCAAGGCCGAGGCCGCCGCGCGTGCCGCGTCCAAGAAGCTCGACAAGGCCGTGAGCAAGGGCGTCATCCACAAGAACCAGGCCGCCAACAAGAAGTCGGCCATCGCGCAGTCGGTCGCCACGCTCCAGGGCTGA